One Streptomyces sp. SAI-135 DNA segment encodes these proteins:
- a CDS encoding NAD(P)/FAD-dependent oxidoreductase yields MVKERARILVVGGGYVGMYTALRLQRKLKRELDRDEVEITIVTPDPYMTYQPFLPEAAAGSISPRHVVVPLRRVLNRCRVLVGEATAIDHTERTAFVTTLATEEERTVGEKLPYDELVLAPGSIARTLPIPGLADHGIGFKTVEEAIGLRNHVIEQMDIASSTRDPAVRDAALTFVFVGGGYAGVEALGELEDMARYTARYYHNVLPEDMKWILVEASDRILPEVGEEMGRYTVSELRRRNIDVRLNTRLESCADRVAVLSDGNRFPTRTVVWTAGVKPSPLLAATDLPLTERGRLKCTPQLTVEGTTHAWAAGDAAAVPDVTSEEPGRQTAPNAQHAVRQAKVLGDNIAHALRGEPLETYSHRYVGSVASLGLHKGVAYVYGRKLKGYPAWFMHRVYHLSRVPTFNRKARVLAEWTLSGLFKREIVSLGSLEHPRAEFELAAGGKHPHDPTNDPKGSS; encoded by the coding sequence ATGGTGAAGGAACGTGCGCGCATTCTGGTTGTCGGCGGTGGCTACGTCGGGATGTACACGGCTCTGCGTCTGCAGCGGAAGCTGAAACGGGAACTCGACCGGGACGAGGTCGAGATCACGATCGTCACGCCCGACCCGTACATGACCTATCAGCCGTTCCTGCCCGAAGCGGCGGCCGGATCCATCTCCCCCCGCCACGTCGTCGTACCACTGCGCCGTGTCCTGAACCGCTGCCGCGTCCTGGTCGGCGAGGCCACCGCGATCGACCACACCGAGCGCACGGCCTTCGTCACCACCCTCGCCACCGAGGAGGAGCGCACGGTGGGCGAGAAGCTGCCGTACGACGAACTCGTCCTCGCCCCCGGTTCGATCGCGCGCACGCTGCCGATCCCCGGACTCGCCGACCACGGCATCGGGTTCAAGACGGTCGAGGAGGCCATCGGCCTGCGCAACCACGTCATCGAGCAGATGGACATCGCCTCCTCCACCCGCGACCCGGCGGTCCGCGACGCGGCCCTCACCTTCGTCTTCGTCGGCGGCGGCTACGCGGGCGTGGAGGCGCTCGGCGAGCTGGAGGACATGGCCCGCTACACCGCCCGCTACTACCACAACGTCCTTCCCGAGGACATGAAGTGGATCCTCGTCGAGGCCTCCGACCGCATCCTTCCGGAGGTCGGCGAGGAGATGGGCCGGTACACGGTCAGCGAACTGCGCCGCCGCAACATCGACGTACGCCTGAACACCCGCCTGGAGTCCTGCGCGGACCGCGTCGCCGTCCTCAGCGACGGCAACCGCTTCCCCACGCGTACGGTCGTGTGGACCGCCGGCGTGAAACCCAGCCCGCTCCTCGCCGCCACCGACCTCCCGCTCACGGAGCGCGGGCGGCTGAAATGCACCCCCCAGCTCACCGTGGAGGGCACCACGCACGCGTGGGCGGCCGGAGACGCGGCCGCCGTCCCCGACGTCACCTCCGAGGAGCCGGGCAGGCAGACGGCACCCAACGCCCAGCACGCCGTGCGCCAGGCGAAGGTCCTCGGCGACAACATCGCGCACGCGCTGCGCGGCGAGCCCCTGGAGACGTACTCCCACAGGTACGTCGGCTCGGTGGCCTCCCTGGGCCTCCACAAAGGTGTCGCATACGTCTACGGGCGCAAGCTGAAGGGCTACCCTGCCTGGTTCATGCACCGCGTCTACCACCTCAGCAGGGTCCCCACCTTCAACCGCAAGGCCCGTGTCCTGGCCGAATGGACCCTGTCGGGGCTCTTCAAACGGGAGATCGTCTCCCTCGGTTCACTCGAACACCCCCGAGCGGAGTTCGAACTCGCGGCCGGTGGAAAACATCCTCACGACCCGACGAACGACCCGAAGGGGTCGTCCTGA
- a CDS encoding helix-turn-helix domain-containing protein, with protein MHIQDTHWSTASAIAPGGGAMGGAMGSAMSAAGNGRDGSRSAPLRVDAQRNLEHVLRAAREVFGELGYGAPMEDVARRARVGVGTVYRRFPSKDVLVRRIAEEETSRLTDQARAALGQEDEPWSALSRFLRTSVASGAGRLLPPQVLRVGVADEVSDGYDGTRVPQQRTTPGSGELRLVPEEAPPVSADDDAGAAALLEVVGQLVDRARAAGELRTDVSVSDVLLVIATAAPSLPDAAQQAAASARLLDILLEGLRSRPV; from the coding sequence ATGCACATTCAGGACACTCATTGGTCCACCGCGTCAGCCATCGCACCCGGTGGCGGTGCGATGGGCGGCGCGATGGGCTCGGCGATGAGCGCGGCGGGCAACGGACGGGACGGATCGCGTTCGGCCCCCCTGCGCGTGGACGCACAGCGCAACCTGGAACACGTACTGCGCGCGGCGCGCGAGGTCTTCGGCGAGCTGGGCTACGGCGCGCCGATGGAGGACGTGGCGCGGCGCGCCCGGGTCGGTGTCGGCACGGTGTACCGGCGCTTCCCGAGCAAGGACGTCCTGGTCCGGCGGATAGCCGAGGAGGAGACCTCCCGGCTGACCGACCAGGCACGGGCGGCGCTCGGCCAGGAGGACGAGCCGTGGTCGGCGCTGTCGCGCTTCCTGCGCACGTCGGTCGCGTCCGGTGCCGGGCGGCTGCTGCCGCCGCAGGTGCTGCGGGTCGGGGTCGCCGACGAGGTGTCCGACGGCTACGACGGGACGCGGGTGCCGCAGCAGCGGACGACCCCGGGCTCCGGCGAGCTGCGGCTGGTGCCGGAGGAGGCCCCGCCGGTCTCCGCCGACGACGACGCCGGGGCGGCGGCGCTCCTTGAGGTCGTGGGCCAGCTCGTGGACCGCGCCCGGGCGGCCGGTGAGCTGCGGACCGACGTGTCGGTGTCGGACGTCCTGCTGGTGATCGCGACCGCAGCGCCCTCGCTGCCGGACGCGGCGCAGCAGGCGGCGGCCTCGGCGCGGCTGCTGGACATCCTGCTGGAGGGTCTGCGGTCCCGGCCGGTGTGA
- a CDS encoding sigma-70 family RNA polymerase sigma factor: protein MSVDGRDEPLGEGDGEAGGTPQVPGQGGRAGIPQGGIPAQGGEPVEGSVPAQRDRREDGGVLPPPKQPAPSDADLIGRMRSGDDSAYEALYRRHADAVRRYARTCCRDAHTADDLTAEVFARMLQAVRGGHGPEHAVRAYLLTSVRRVAAGWTKSAKREQLVDDFAVFAAQAARTHEVSDDDTLDLGADVRAMHVAEQSLAMQAFRSLPERWQAVLWHTEVEDESPSEVATLFGLDANGTRVLASRAREGLKQAYLQAHVSATLATDEECARYADRLGAYARGSLRTRAERGLRKHLEECAKCRLAAGQIKEVAGGIPAVVPIAVIGWFGAAGYAKAAGLIAGGAGAGAAGAAGAAAAAGGGSSGGAGAGGAAASEGLGAPVKAGIAAGVVAVAAAAVALALIGDDSPARKPDAKPAASAPVVEPADPSPTPSTKNPEPPPAPVAAAAPTPAPTRTPTPAPPAKDAPTRAPTPAPEPTPPPAPTTPAPKPTPTPTPPPPPAVYQWSELAYDVSGDGSGPEMRIGESSWVWQRYGVSVADRRYAHGVTVHGRSSVTIDLNRDCSSYDAMVGVDDMTLGLGKVTFSVYADGVRLWRSGLVEGGDPAVPVHVSLAGHRTVRLVVEPHSPFDDLMLADWAESKFRCS, encoded by the coding sequence ATGAGTGTTGACGGGCGGGACGAGCCCCTCGGTGAGGGCGACGGGGAAGCCGGGGGCACGCCACAGGTGCCGGGGCAGGGCGGCCGCGCGGGCATCCCGCAGGGCGGCATCCCGGCCCAGGGCGGCGAACCGGTCGAGGGCAGCGTCCCGGCGCAGCGCGACCGGCGCGAGGACGGCGGTGTCCTGCCGCCGCCGAAGCAGCCGGCGCCGTCCGACGCCGACCTGATCGGGCGGATGCGCTCCGGCGACGACTCGGCCTACGAGGCGCTCTACCGCCGCCACGCGGACGCGGTGCGCCGCTACGCCCGCACCTGCTGCCGCGACGCCCACACCGCGGACGACCTCACCGCCGAGGTCTTCGCCCGCATGCTCCAGGCGGTGCGCGGCGGCCACGGCCCCGAGCACGCCGTACGCGCCTACCTGCTCACCAGCGTCCGCCGCGTCGCCGCCGGCTGGACGAAGTCGGCGAAGCGGGAGCAGCTCGTCGACGACTTCGCGGTGTTCGCCGCCCAGGCCGCGCGCACCCACGAGGTCTCCGACGACGACACCCTCGACCTGGGCGCCGACGTCCGTGCGATGCACGTGGCCGAGCAGTCCCTGGCCATGCAGGCCTTCCGGTCGCTGCCCGAGCGCTGGCAGGCCGTGCTGTGGCACACCGAGGTCGAGGACGAGTCGCCCAGCGAGGTCGCCACGCTCTTCGGGCTCGACGCCAACGGCACCCGCGTGCTGGCCAGCCGTGCCCGCGAGGGCCTCAAGCAGGCCTATCTCCAGGCACACGTCAGCGCGACCCTAGCCACCGACGAGGAGTGCGCCCGGTACGCCGACCGGCTCGGCGCCTACGCCCGGGGCAGTCTGCGCACCCGTGCCGAACGGGGTCTGCGCAAGCACCTGGAGGAGTGCGCCAAGTGCCGGCTGGCCGCGGGCCAGATCAAGGAAGTCGCCGGGGGCATCCCCGCCGTCGTGCCGATCGCGGTCATCGGCTGGTTCGGGGCCGCCGGGTATGCCAAGGCCGCCGGGCTCATCGCGGGCGGCGCCGGGGCGGGAGCGGCCGGTGCCGCGGGCGCGGCCGCAGCGGCGGGCGGAGGTTCCTCGGGCGGCGCCGGCGCGGGCGGGGCGGCGGCCTCGGAGGGGCTCGGCGCCCCGGTGAAGGCCGGTATCGCGGCCGGTGTGGTCGCGGTGGCCGCCGCCGCGGTGGCGCTCGCGCTGATCGGCGACGACAGCCCGGCCAGGAAGCCGGACGCCAAGCCGGCGGCCTCCGCGCCGGTGGTCGAACCGGCCGACCCCTCGCCCACGCCCTCCACGAAGAACCCGGAGCCGCCGCCGGCCCCGGTGGCGGCGGCCGCACCGACGCCGGCACCTACCCGCACGCCCACACCCGCACCGCCCGCGAAGGACGCCCCGACGCGTGCTCCGACCCCCGCCCCGGAGCCGACACCGCCCCCGGCACCGACGACCCCCGCCCCGAAGCCCACCCCGACACCGACGCCCCCGCCCCCGCCGGCCGTCTACCAGTGGAGCGAGCTGGCCTACGACGTCTCCGGCGACGGCAGCGGGCCCGAGATGCGGATCGGCGAGAGCAGCTGGGTGTGGCAGCGCTACGGCGTCTCGGTCGCCGACCGCCGGTACGCCCACGGCGTGACCGTGCACGGCCGCTCCTCCGTCACGATCGACCTCAACCGCGACTGCTCCTCCTACGACGCGATGGTCGGCGTCGACGACATGACGCTGGGCCTCGGCAAGGTCACCTTCTCCGTGTACGCCGACGGGGTCCGGCTGTGGAGGTCCGGGCTGGTGGAGGGCGGCGACCCGGCCGTGCCCGTCCATGTGAGCCTCGCCGGGCACCGGACCGTACGGCTGGTGGTCGAACCGCACAGCCCCTTCGACGACCTGATGCTCGCGGACTGGGCGGAGTCGAAGTTCAGGTGTTCATGA